In a genomic window of Microbacterium amylolyticum:
- a CDS encoding molybdenum cofactor biosynthesis protein MoaE, with product MDDVRRARISAEPIDLAAHLAAVDDPRMGAETSFVGRVRNHDPEAVGAVQALEYSSHPDAEQVLRGLAQRAADRTGAIIAVSHRVGRLDVGEAAVVIAVAAPHRAEAFEACRQVIEDIKRELPVWKRQIEQSGDATWKGLGG from the coding sequence ATGGATGATGTTCGGCGTGCCAGGATCAGCGCGGAACCGATTGACCTTGCCGCGCATCTCGCGGCGGTCGATGACCCGCGGATGGGAGCCGAGACGAGTTTTGTTGGCCGTGTGCGGAACCATGACCCCGAAGCGGTCGGCGCGGTGCAGGCACTGGAGTACTCGTCTCACCCTGATGCCGAACAGGTTCTCCGGGGTCTCGCCCAGCGCGCTGCCGATCGCACGGGAGCTATCATCGCCGTCAGCCATCGGGTCGGCAGGCTGGACGTTGGCGAGGCAGCGGTGGTGATCGCTGTGGCCGCGCCCCATCGGGCCGAGGCGTTCGAGGCTTGTCGTCAGGTCATTGAGGACATCAAGCGCGAGCTTCCCGTCTGGAAGCGCCAGATTGAACAGAGCGGCGATGCCACCTGGAAGGGCCTCGGCGGCTAG
- a CDS encoding MoaD/ThiS family protein, whose protein sequence is MTQVRFFAAAEEAAGRANEHRAEQRLLALRQALVHDYPALAGILPRCAVLVDGVRHDGDTDLTGAETVDILPPFAGG, encoded by the coding sequence ATGACACAGGTGCGTTTTTTCGCCGCCGCCGAAGAAGCGGCCGGACGTGCGAACGAACATCGCGCGGAGCAGCGGCTACTGGCGCTTCGTCAGGCGCTGGTTCACGACTATCCCGCTCTTGCCGGAATTCTCCCGCGCTGCGCGGTTCTCGTTGATGGCGTCCGTCACGATGGAGACACGGATCTCACGGGCGCAGAGACCGTGGACATTCTGCCGCCGTTCGCCGGCGGATAA
- a CDS encoding DUF6457 domain-containing protein, which yields MTNPTHLPPEALDSWTRAACDELGLDRSDVDIALILDLARDVAHGVARPAAPVTAYLAGLAAGRGTMTPEDAVRRVSSRATQWSS from the coding sequence ATGACGAACCCCACGCATCTGCCACCAGAGGCACTCGATTCGTGGACGCGCGCCGCCTGCGACGAGCTCGGACTCGACAGGTCAGACGTCGATATCGCCCTCATTCTCGACCTCGCCCGCGACGTCGCTCATGGCGTCGCCCGCCCCGCAGCGCCGGTGACGGCGTATCTTGCTGGCCTCGCCGCGGGACGAGGGACGATGACCCCGGAGGACGCCGTTCGCCGTGTGTCCTCTCGCGCCACACAGTGGTCGTCATGA
- the mobA gene encoding molybdenum cofactor guanylyltransferase gives MTTAGVILAGGHASRVGGVDKAMFRIDNVPLLTRAITALSSCSEIIVVGPTRDVASAPSTWIVEDPPVSGPVAALAAALAHTSADDIIVLPADLADAEEAVRHLTGHNDGTDGVVLVDPSGRAQWLTARYRRSALRQALAATPHSGDRAPSLRRVVSLLTLTERPAPWRATRDVDTWEDLQELGGTT, from the coding sequence ATGACAACCGCCGGTGTGATTCTTGCTGGTGGTCACGCCTCCCGCGTGGGCGGGGTGGATAAGGCGATGTTCCGCATCGACAACGTTCCGCTGCTCACCCGTGCGATCACCGCTCTTTCCAGTTGCTCCGAGATCATCGTCGTCGGGCCCACCCGTGACGTCGCATCGGCGCCGTCGACCTGGATCGTCGAAGATCCCCCCGTGAGCGGTCCGGTAGCAGCGCTGGCGGCCGCACTCGCGCACACCAGCGCCGACGACATCATCGTCCTTCCCGCGGATCTGGCGGACGCGGAGGAGGCGGTACGTCACCTCACGGGCCACAACGATGGCACGGACGGTGTGGTCCTCGTTGACCCCTCTGGCCGGGCCCAGTGGCTCACCGCACGCTACCGACGCTCGGCGCTGAGACAGGCGCTGGCCGCCACGCCGCACAGCGGCGACCGCGCCCCGTCGCTCCGTCGTGTCGTATCGCTCCTCACTCTGACGGAACGCCCCGCGCCGTGGCGCGCAACCCGCGACGTCGATACGTGGGAGGATCTGCAAGAACTGGGAGGAACCACATGA
- the moaC gene encoding cyclic pyranopterin monophosphate synthase MoaC, with translation MSTFTHLDQAGHARMVDVTEKIPTVRSATARGFVRCASDTVAALADSTVPKGDVLAVARIAGIQGAKKTPDLLPLAHVIGVHGASVDLAVTDAGVDITATVRTADRTGVEMEALTAVTVAALTVVDMVKGIDRSASIENVRIVKKTGGRSGDWERPGEANA, from the coding sequence ATGAGCACCTTCACGCATCTCGATCAGGCCGGACACGCTCGGATGGTCGATGTCACCGAGAAGATTCCGACCGTTCGCTCGGCAACGGCGCGCGGCTTCGTCCGATGCGCGTCCGACACCGTCGCTGCGCTCGCCGACAGCACGGTGCCAAAGGGGGATGTGCTCGCGGTGGCGCGCATCGCAGGCATCCAGGGCGCGAAGAAGACGCCCGATCTGCTCCCCCTCGCTCACGTGATCGGCGTGCATGGCGCTTCCGTCGATCTTGCCGTGACGGATGCTGGCGTCGACATCACGGCAACCGTCCGCACCGCCGACCGCACCGGTGTCGAAATGGAAGCACTCACTGCCGTCACGGTCGCCGCGCTGACGGTGGTCGACATGGTCAAGGGCATCGACCGCTCGGCGTCGATCGAGAACGTCCGTATCGTGAAGAAAACGGGTGGCCGATCGGGCGATTGGGAACGTCCTGGTGAGGCAAACGCGTGA
- the glp gene encoding gephyrin-like molybdotransferase Glp, whose amino-acid sequence MITVEEHLARVLDAAPVLSPESVAVADAGGRTLASPVLSRLDIPAFDNSAMDGFAVRFADVSGASPEAPIALRVVGDVPAGSSANPPLGEGDAVRIMTGAPVPSGADTIVPFEATIGGLGDSTTQAVVRLAPRAIGAHIRRRAEDLSAADTVLEAGTLLGPFHLAAAAASGAGSLRVTRRPRLLVASTGSELVSPGTIPGPGQIPDSNGTLIAQLAEQAGADVSRVTHVGDDPAELIRLIEDSSEADVIITSGGVSAGAYEPVKLALADQIDFVTVAMQPGKPQAFGVLPSGALFFGLPGNPVSVAVSFENFVRPALLTMQGRSTIHRPKLRLPAAEAWRAPTGRRQYIPIVVDKTGAWTVRPASAGGSGSHLVGGLGKAEGYAVVPTDVDGVTAGDMVDVLLMM is encoded by the coding sequence ATGATCACGGTGGAGGAGCATCTCGCCCGCGTTCTCGACGCCGCCCCCGTTCTCTCACCCGAATCCGTCGCGGTCGCGGATGCTGGGGGCCGAACTCTCGCAAGCCCCGTTCTGTCGCGCCTCGACATTCCCGCGTTCGATAACTCGGCGATGGACGGCTTCGCGGTGCGCTTCGCCGACGTGTCCGGCGCTTCCCCGGAGGCGCCCATCGCGCTGCGCGTTGTCGGCGACGTGCCGGCAGGCAGTAGCGCGAATCCGCCGCTGGGCGAGGGCGATGCCGTTCGCATCATGACGGGCGCACCCGTTCCGTCGGGAGCAGACACGATCGTCCCCTTCGAAGCGACAATCGGTGGCCTCGGCGATTCAACGACGCAGGCGGTCGTGCGTCTCGCGCCGCGAGCGATCGGCGCCCATATTCGGCGCAGAGCGGAAGATCTCTCGGCAGCCGACACCGTGCTGGAGGCCGGCACGCTGCTCGGTCCCTTCCACCTCGCCGCCGCCGCGGCGTCCGGGGCAGGGTCCCTCCGCGTCACACGTCGACCGCGGCTACTCGTCGCATCGACGGGGTCTGAGCTGGTTTCGCCCGGCACCATTCCGGGCCCGGGACAAATTCCCGATTCCAACGGCACCTTGATCGCGCAGCTCGCGGAACAGGCAGGAGCCGATGTGTCGCGTGTCACGCATGTCGGTGATGACCCGGCTGAGCTGATCCGTCTCATCGAGGACTCCTCAGAAGCAGACGTCATCATCACCTCGGGCGGTGTCAGCGCCGGCGCGTACGAGCCCGTCAAGCTCGCGCTCGCCGATCAGATCGATTTCGTCACCGTCGCCATGCAACCGGGCAAGCCCCAGGCTTTCGGGGTTCTCCCGTCCGGCGCGTTGTTCTTCGGATTGCCCGGAAACCCTGTGAGCGTTGCGGTGTCGTTCGAGAACTTTGTGCGTCCGGCGCTGCTGACGATGCAGGGCCGGTCAACGATTCACCGACCAAAACTGCGACTTCCTGCGGCCGAAGCGTGGCGCGCTCCCACCGGACGTCGCCAGTACATACCGATCGTCGTGGACAAAACCGGCGCATGGACCGTTCGCCCGGCATCGGCTGGGGGCTCTGGTTCGCACCTCGTCGGAGGGCTGGGCAAAGCCGAGGGGTATGCCGTCGTGCCCACGGATGTCGACGGCGTGACGGCCGGGGACATGGTCGACGTGCTGCTGATGATGTGA
- a CDS encoding ThiF family adenylyltransferase, which translates to MDPLVPPVAALSPAEAERTSRHATLYPLGELGQRRLAGARVTIVGAGGLGSPAVLALAAAGVGHLTVIDDDTVDASNLQRQVLHRVADVGAPKVASAVRAAAELAPECDVVAVQERITPANAERLLSGSDVVLDGTDSFASRAAVAAAAERLGVPLVWGVVQEFHAQVTVFWPGAPAGVPATRLSDLHPVDAVGNVPSCAEVGVLGPLVMQIGSMMATQAVLLITGVGDPLLGRVVLVDALRSTVREVPLHAAAATGERTQSLPRADTIDPATTYVDVRDADEWATGVIPGAVLLSLPDLAAATDAQWEGTVVTVCQSGVRSDRAARILRDRGARATSLPGGMDAWDGAVVLPEGTR; encoded by the coding sequence ATGGATCCCCTCGTTCCCCCTGTTGCTGCGCTGAGCCCCGCTGAGGCTGAGCGCACATCGCGTCACGCCACTCTCTACCCGCTCGGGGAACTCGGTCAGCGTCGTCTCGCGGGTGCCCGTGTGACGATCGTTGGCGCGGGTGGGCTCGGCTCACCTGCTGTTCTCGCTCTCGCAGCGGCGGGAGTTGGCCACCTCACGGTGATCGACGACGACACGGTCGATGCGTCCAACCTTCAGCGTCAGGTCCTGCACCGGGTGGCTGATGTGGGGGCTCCGAAGGTCGCGAGTGCCGTGCGCGCGGCGGCGGAACTCGCGCCGGAATGTGACGTTGTGGCGGTGCAGGAACGGATCACCCCGGCAAACGCCGAACGTCTGCTCTCCGGTTCCGATGTTGTTCTCGATGGAACGGATAGCTTCGCGAGTCGCGCGGCTGTTGCTGCCGCGGCGGAGCGCCTGGGTGTCCCGCTCGTGTGGGGCGTTGTGCAGGAGTTCCATGCGCAGGTGACGGTGTTTTGGCCCGGTGCTCCGGCGGGGGTCCCGGCGACGCGCCTCTCGGATCTGCATCCGGTGGATGCTGTCGGGAATGTTCCGTCGTGCGCTGAGGTCGGAGTTCTCGGACCCCTGGTGATGCAGATTGGCTCGATGATGGCGACGCAGGCTGTGTTATTGATCACGGGCGTTGGCGATCCGCTTCTGGGGCGCGTGGTTCTTGTCGATGCCCTGCGCTCGACCGTGCGCGAGGTTCCTCTGCACGCCGCCGCGGCGACTGGTGAGCGGACACAGTCCCTGCCGCGCGCGGACACCATCGACCCCGCGACGACCTATGTCGATGTGCGCGATGCCGACGAGTGGGCGACGGGCGTGATCCCCGGCGCGGTGCTTCTCTCTCTTCCGGACCTGGCCGCGGCGACAGATGCGCAGTGGGAGGGGACGGTTGTGACCGTCTGCCAGAGCGGCGTCCGCTCCGACCGGGCCGCACGGATCCTTCGTGATCGCGGCGCCCGCGCGACGAGTCTGCCTGGGGGAATGGATGCGTGGGATGGCGCCGTCGTTCTTCCGGAGGGCACGCGATGA
- the modA gene encoding molybdate ABC transporter substrate-binding protein produces the protein MRHRPFLLAACAAVTVVALTGCAANDNSLRISAAASLRGALEQIVPLFEQEHPDIDIAPIVYDGSSVLATQVSEGAPVDVVAFADDATMDRIAEFTHDTVIIASNSLVIALADPSVPVTTLEDLARPDLDVVLCAEAVPCGAAAQSALAAADITVTPASREQNVTAVATKVASGDADAGLVYRTEAATRGLITIEDDRLDAIINNYPVAIVSDSSHPAAASAFIDFLLTDVAQAELAQLGFQTP, from the coding sequence ATGCGCCACCGTCCATTCCTTCTCGCCGCCTGCGCCGCTGTTACCGTGGTCGCCCTGACGGGATGCGCCGCGAACGACAACAGCCTCCGCATTTCGGCGGCGGCGTCCCTGCGCGGCGCGCTCGAACAGATCGTCCCCCTGTTCGAACAGGAACATCCCGACATCGACATCGCGCCAATCGTCTACGACGGATCCAGCGTTCTCGCCACTCAGGTATCCGAGGGCGCTCCCGTCGACGTCGTCGCCTTCGCCGATGACGCGACCATGGACAGAATCGCCGAATTCACGCATGACACCGTCATCATCGCCTCCAACTCCCTCGTCATCGCGCTCGCAGACCCCTCCGTTCCCGTGACAACACTGGAGGACCTCGCTCGCCCCGACCTCGACGTTGTGCTGTGCGCAGAAGCCGTGCCATGCGGAGCCGCCGCTCAGAGTGCGCTCGCCGCAGCCGATATCACCGTGACACCCGCCAGCCGCGAGCAAAACGTCACAGCCGTAGCCACAAAAGTCGCCTCAGGTGATGCCGATGCCGGCCTCGTCTACCGCACTGAGGCGGCTACCCGCGGACTCATCACGATCGAGGACGATCGGCTGGACGCCATCATCAACAATTACCCGGTCGCCATCGTGTCGGACAGCAGCCATCCGGCAGCCGCATCAGCGTTCATTGACTTCCTGTTGACGGATGTCGCACAGGCCGAACTCGCGCAGCTCGGCTTCCAGACGCCATGA
- a CDS encoding ABC transporter permease, with protein sequence MAGTTQRGSFPRALALPATIALALLALPLIALISRANWATLWEDITSPAALDALRLSLITAGIATICCVIVGIPLAIIIARARRGVAAVLRVLVTVPLVLPPMVGGVALLYLFGRTSPVGAWLDEHGLGLPFTTAAVVIAQIFVALPFLVIAVEGSVRTAGTDFERTAAALGAGKWRTLTFVTLPLAANGIVAGVILSFARAVGEFGATALFAGNAPGVTQTMPLAIYTAFNGAGVEEGTAVALALLLLATVLMILLVVRAWRPGSVR encoded by the coding sequence ATGGCCGGCACCACCCAACGCGGCTCCTTCCCGCGCGCGCTCGCTCTTCCCGCGACCATCGCGCTCGCCCTTCTCGCGTTGCCGCTCATCGCGCTGATCAGCCGAGCAAACTGGGCGACGCTCTGGGAAGACATCACCTCACCCGCGGCCCTCGACGCACTCCGGCTCTCGCTCATCACCGCGGGAATCGCCACCATCTGCTGCGTTATCGTCGGCATTCCGCTGGCCATCATCATCGCGCGCGCTCGCCGCGGGGTCGCCGCCGTTTTGCGGGTGCTTGTGACGGTTCCTCTTGTTCTTCCTCCGATGGTGGGAGGTGTTGCGCTGCTGTACCTGTTTGGCCGGACGAGTCCGGTTGGCGCATGGCTCGACGAACATGGCCTCGGACTCCCGTTCACAACGGCCGCTGTTGTGATCGCACAGATTTTCGTGGCGTTGCCGTTTCTTGTGATCGCCGTTGAGGGCTCTGTTCGCACCGCAGGAACGGATTTCGAGCGTACGGCCGCCGCGCTCGGGGCGGGAAAATGGCGCACCCTCACGTTCGTCACGCTTCCCCTTGCGGCGAACGGCATCGTTGCCGGCGTCATCCTGAGCTTCGCCCGCGCTGTTGGCGAGTTCGGCGCAACCGCGCTGTTCGCCGGCAATGCGCCCGGTGTGACCCAAACGATGCCCCTTGCGATCTACACGGCATTTAACGGAGCAGGAGTGGAAGAGGGGACCGCGGTTGCTTTGGCACTTTTGCTCCTGGCGACGGTCCTGATGATCCTGCTCGTCGTCCGAGCCTGGAGACCGGGGAGCGTGCGATGA
- a CDS encoding ABC transporter ATP-binding protein has protein sequence MNRQDYGVQGRVIVERPTGFRLDVMVAARPGEVIAVMGPSGAGKSTLLRALAGEIPITDGEFVVGDVRVTPRHRPDPRRLGVVMLDQRPLLFPHMTVRQNIAFGLRTHGATRARAHADADEWLWRVGVDGAGDHRPGELSGGQQQRVALARALATGPRLLLLDEPLTALDTETASDIRTLLREQLRATHTTAVVVTHDAFDAAALAHRMAVIENGEVTQRGDVSHVLAQPATRFVASAAGLNRLRGTAKEGMWTGRSFGVPVRISSAEGGPRPADGHPIVAVFRPADARIARAEDPTWTGALQLARNDIEAEEAETGQWLARVERLEPAPGGARVYVSQPELVVDVPSAQAAVLRLHPGDPVRVFIDPQHVRFIPAS, from the coding sequence ATGAATCGGCAAGACTATGGCGTACAGGGTCGCGTGATCGTGGAACGCCCGACCGGGTTTCGGCTGGACGTCATGGTCGCGGCCAGGCCGGGCGAAGTCATCGCGGTCATGGGACCGAGCGGAGCCGGAAAGTCCACGCTTTTGCGCGCGCTTGCCGGCGAGATCCCGATCACGGATGGGGAGTTCGTTGTCGGCGACGTGCGCGTGACACCTCGCCACAGGCCGGATCCTCGCCGGCTCGGCGTCGTCATGCTGGACCAAAGGCCCCTGCTCTTCCCGCATATGACGGTGAGACAGAACATCGCCTTCGGGCTGCGAACTCACGGCGCCACGCGGGCCAGGGCGCACGCTGACGCCGACGAATGGCTGTGGCGCGTTGGCGTCGACGGTGCGGGCGACCATCGGCCGGGGGAGCTGTCCGGTGGACAGCAGCAGCGCGTTGCCCTGGCGCGGGCATTGGCCACCGGGCCGCGTCTGCTCCTGCTGGACGAGCCCCTGACCGCCCTCGACACCGAGACGGCGTCTGACATCCGCACGTTGCTGCGCGAGCAGCTCCGAGCCACGCATACGACCGCGGTCGTCGTCACACACGATGCTTTCGACGCGGCCGCGCTGGCGCACCGAATGGCCGTCATCGAAAACGGAGAGGTGACCCAGCGCGGGGATGTCTCGCATGTTCTCGCCCAACCGGCAACGCGCTTTGTTGCATCGGCTGCCGGCCTCAACCGGTTGCGGGGGACGGCGAAGGAGGGAATGTGGACGGGGCGATCGTTCGGCGTTCCCGTGCGGATTTCCTCGGCAGAGGGCGGTCCGCGGCCCGCTGACGGACACCCGATCGTTGCCGTGTTCCGCCCGGCTGATGCGCGGATCGCCCGAGCGGAGGACCCGACGTGGACGGGAGCCCTGCAGCTGGCCCGCAACGACATTGAGGCCGAAGAAGCCGAAACGGGCCAGTGGTTGGCGCGGGTTGAGCGCCTGGAACCCGCGCCGGGAGGCGCGCGAGTGTATGTGTCGCAACCAGAGCTGGTCGTCGACGTTCCGTCGGCGCAGGCTGCCGTTTTGCGTCTTCACCCGGGTGATCCCGTTCGTGTGTTCATCGATCCCCAACACGTGCGCTTCATTCCTGCGTCGTGA
- the moaA gene encoding GTP 3',8-cyclase MoaA: MAAVNVAIKQRPAAPSTPADMPRTGPITDRYGRVHRDLRISLTDRCSLRCTYCMPEQGNEWLARQSILTTDEIERIARVSAQSGITTFRLTGGEPLLRRDIVDVVQRVSGVGDDIDVAMTTNGIGLDRVLPTLIDAGLSRLNISIDTIRRERFHALTRRDRLDDVLRGIRAAAESGLAPLKLNAVAMRGVNDDELVDLVQFAVDHGAQMRFIEQMPLDAGHTWSRSAMVTREEILASLSERWTLEEIPGRGGAPAETWRLDGSRHVVGVIASVTAPFCGACDRMRLTADGQIRNCLFSNTEYDLIPILRGGGSDADVEALIRRAIWGKLPGHAVGDESFLQPARGMNAIGG; this comes from the coding sequence ATGGCGGCGGTGAATGTAGCGATTAAGCAGCGACCGGCCGCGCCCTCCACGCCGGCAGACATGCCACGGACGGGCCCCATCACCGATCGCTATGGCCGAGTTCACCGTGATCTGCGAATCTCGCTCACCGATCGCTGCTCCCTCCGCTGCACGTACTGCATGCCGGAGCAGGGGAATGAGTGGCTTGCCCGGCAGAGCATCTTGACAACAGACGAGATTGAGCGCATTGCGCGGGTCTCGGCACAGAGCGGCATTACCACGTTCCGGCTCACGGGCGGCGAGCCGCTGCTCCGTCGCGATATCGTCGACGTCGTTCAGCGCGTTTCTGGGGTCGGTGACGATATCGATGTGGCGATGACCACGAACGGGATCGGCCTCGACCGCGTTCTTCCCACGCTCATCGACGCCGGGCTGAGCCGGCTGAACATTTCGATCGACACCATCCGCCGTGAGCGTTTTCACGCGCTCACGCGTCGCGATCGCCTGGACGATGTTCTCCGCGGGATCCGCGCCGCGGCCGAATCCGGGTTGGCTCCTCTGAAGCTCAACGCCGTTGCAATGCGCGGCGTGAACGATGATGAGCTGGTCGACCTCGTGCAGTTCGCGGTGGATCATGGTGCACAAATGCGGTTCATCGAGCAGATGCCGCTCGACGCCGGTCATACCTGGTCGCGCTCGGCGATGGTGACGCGGGAAGAGATTCTGGCATCGCTGTCAGAGCGATGGACACTCGAGGAGATTCCGGGCCGTGGCGGGGCACCGGCCGAGACGTGGAGGCTTGACGGCTCTCGGCATGTCGTCGGCGTGATTGCGTCCGTCACAGCGCCGTTCTGCGGCGCCTGCGATCGCATGCGGCTCACGGCCGACGGTCAGATCAGGAACTGCCTGTTCTCGAACACCGAGTACGACCTGATCCCGATTCTGCGCGGCGGCGGGAGCGACGCGGACGTCGAAGCGCTCATTCGGCGCGCGATATGGGGAAAGCTCCCCGGTCACGCTGTTGGTGACGAGAGCTTCCTGCAGCCGGCCCGCGGCATGAACGCTATCGGGGGATAG
- a CDS encoding sirohydrochlorin chelatase, whose translation MTARPTLICCSHGTDSPEGRATITALVTRAAELLENVPFRETYVDVQHPQVDEVTASVDGPAVIVPLLLSPGFHTAVDIGRAAASRSDVVATRTLGPHPLLIELLADRVHAAGLTPGDHVVLAASGSSRPEAAARVRDVRDACALAIDAPITVGYAYGATPKVADAVAAAREAGAARVIAASYVLAPGHFAGLVSRAGADITTPPLGADERIARIIAERYAEGVAELASLSA comes from the coding sequence GTGACCGCACGCCCGACCCTCATCTGCTGCTCACACGGCACCGATTCGCCCGAGGGACGCGCCACCATCACAGCGCTCGTCACGCGGGCAGCTGAGCTGTTGGAAAACGTCCCCTTTCGCGAAACATACGTGGACGTCCAGCACCCGCAGGTGGATGAGGTCACGGCGTCCGTCGATGGTCCCGCGGTGATCGTTCCTCTTCTCCTGTCTCCGGGGTTTCACACGGCTGTCGATATCGGTCGCGCCGCCGCCTCCCGTTCGGACGTCGTCGCGACACGGACCCTCGGGCCTCACCCGCTCCTCATCGAGCTTCTGGCAGATCGTGTGCACGCCGCGGGTCTCACACCGGGCGACCACGTTGTCCTGGCGGCTTCCGGTTCGTCGCGTCCCGAAGCGGCCGCGCGCGTGCGGGACGTCCGCGATGCCTGCGCTCTGGCGATCGACGCGCCCATCACCGTCGGGTACGCCTACGGGGCAACGCCGAAAGTGGCGGACGCCGTCGCCGCCGCCCGCGAGGCCGGTGCCGCCAGGGTCATTGCCGCAAGCTATGTCCTCGCACCCGGGCACTTCGCCGGACTTGTGTCACGAGCGGGTGCGGATATCACCACGCCTCCGCTCGGCGCGGACGAACGCATCGCGCGCATCATCGCTGAGCGGTACGCAGAAGGCGTTGCTGAGCTCGCATCCCTCAGCGCATAG
- a CDS encoding uroporphyrinogen-III synthase — MTAENTRPKLSSALDGCTIVIAVDRRAGELAAALERHGATVRQAPALTIIPHIDDDALLGATRALIASPPDVVVATTGVGFRGWIEAAHEADLADQLQAALENAQIVARGPKARGAVQQAGFTVDWVAESETARELGEFLLAESVNGKRVAVQHHGSGADGLDELFTSHGADVVSLTVYRWGPPPNPDVVRHSVIQAAAGDVDAVMFTSAPGTSEWLAEAERAGVIGDIRRRAEKGRLVMAAVGPITVTPLDNADIPAIVAERGRLGSLVRSVVTHFGGGSAPGLDTVRGRIEMRSSGVVLAGTYIPLSPTSTAIIGALFDAGGAVIPRRDLHGVLPRSSRNTHAVEMAIARLRESMGFPDIVKTVVKRGYRLNVEDL; from the coding sequence ATGACTGCCGAAAACACACGCCCGAAACTGTCCAGCGCCCTCGACGGGTGCACCATCGTCATCGCCGTTGACCGGCGAGCGGGAGAGCTCGCAGCAGCCCTCGAACGCCATGGCGCAACGGTTCGTCAAGCACCGGCGCTCACGATCATTCCCCACATTGACGACGACGCACTTCTCGGCGCAACACGTGCCCTCATCGCGTCTCCGCCCGATGTGGTGGTTGCCACAACCGGTGTGGGCTTTCGCGGATGGATTGAGGCCGCCCATGAGGCCGATCTCGCGGATCAGCTTCAGGCAGCCCTCGAAAACGCCCAGATCGTTGCCCGCGGCCCCAAGGCACGCGGCGCCGTTCAACAAGCGGGGTTCACGGTCGATTGGGTGGCGGAATCAGAAACAGCGCGCGAACTGGGCGAGTTTCTCCTCGCTGAGAGCGTGAACGGCAAGCGAGTCGCTGTTCAACACCACGGCTCGGGCGCGGATGGCCTTGATGAGCTGTTCACCTCTCACGGGGCCGATGTTGTCAGCCTGACCGTTTACCGGTGGGGGCCGCCGCCGAACCCCGATGTTGTCCGCCATTCCGTGATTCAGGCAGCTGCTGGCGACGTCGATGCCGTGATGTTCACGTCGGCGCCAGGGACAAGCGAATGGCTTGCCGAGGCGGAGCGTGCGGGGGTCATCGGCGATATCCGACGGCGCGCGGAAAAGGGCCGCCTTGTCATGGCAGCTGTTGGCCCGATCACGGTCACCCCTCTCGACAATGCCGACATTCCGGCGATCGTTGCGGAGCGCGGCCGACTGGGGTCCCTCGTCCGCAGCGTTGTGACGCACTTCGGAGGCGGGAGCGCCCCCGGGCTCGACACTGTGCGCGGGCGCATCGAGATGCGCAGTTCTGGCGTTGTTCTCGCGGGCACGTATATTCCGCTCTCGCCGACGAGCACCGCCATCATTGGTGCGCTTTTCGACGCGGGCGGCGCCGTGATTCCACGACGTGACCTGCACGGAGTCTTGCCGCGGTCGAGCCGCAACACGCACGCCGTGGAGATGGCAATCGCGCGGCTTCGTGAATCCATGGGCTTCCCGGATATCGTAAAAACGGTCGTCAAGCGCGGCTATCGCCTGAATGTGGAGGACCTGTGA